The genomic DNA AACAGGCATATTATCTTTTTCATTTATGATTATAGTTGTACATAACGGTTGGGCTAAAAAACGCTTTAGTGGTTTTTAGCTTTTGTTGGCAGACTTTAATTTTTCATTTTAAAGTAATTCTTGAGTTTGAATTCACTAAAAATTAATGATTCAATTCTGTCAAATTTTTCATCGCTCTCTTGGTTGCTTGGAAAATAGGTATCAAATTTAAAGCTGTTATAATCGCTCCCGTTTTTAATTTCTACCACGTAAGTTGAGAATCCCTGGTGTAATGTTATCTCTAATTCTTTTTCTGGCGTTTTTATTTCAAATAACTGAAGTTTATCCAGCTTATTCTTAAACTCTTTGAAACCACTTTTGGGAGTAATATTTGTTTTTGAATAATAGTTTTTCGACTTGTTGCCTCTGTATAAATTTCCATACTCTATGAAAGTACCTTGAAATCCATCTACTGAATCTTCTGAAATCGTGATTACCCTATCAACTGAGGTGCTATTATTAATCCAAATCCTGAAAGTAAATTCACTTCCATTTAATTTAATTGGATATAGTCTGTCACCTGTAATCAAATAATTCTTAAATGGCATTACTGCTTCTCGTCCAGAGGAACACCCAGTCAGTATTACCAAAATCAAAATTAACCACTTCATTTTTTATTAATTATGCCTGCCAACGGTTAGTATAGAAGGCGAACGAGGCGTAGCCGAAGTGAGGCTTATATACCTTGTTGGCAGCTGCCATTCTCTTATTCATTAATTGCGTATTCCTGCTTTAGTTCTTGAAATTTGAGCCTTAGTTCTTTTACAACCCTGTCAGGGTCTGTGCTTGTTATATGCCTGAATATACTTGATGTGTTTAAGGCAAAACATGCTTTACTTCCGTCCTGAAACTTGATGCAGTATTTCAAGGGCATTATTGCTTGCTCTACTGTCTTATATTCAGCTATTGGCTTAGCCTTAACACTAAACAGCTTCTTTACTATGATAGTATTGCCTTCTAGGTATAAGTCGGCATACGTATAGGCATGTCTCACCACAAGTACGCTTGGAATTAAGATAGCCAACAGAAATATTACTCCTTCGAAGCTGAAGTTTTTAGTGATGATAATGTAAAGTAAGAACAAGCAGAGAGGAACAAAGAAAAGTAGCACCAAAGCATGTCCTACCGCAGCAAAGCCCCCGCTAATCTTTTCTCTTTTCATTTCTTTCCATACTTACTGGTTACTGCCAACGTCTCGTGTATACCTTGTGCGAGGCTATCAGCCGAAGCATAGGGTATAAACCTTGTTGTGTGGAGCCCTTTTTCTTATTCTCTTATTATTTGTTCCTGACAGTCAAACTCAAAACACTCAATAGATTCAGATTTAAGAACCTTTTTTGCTACTTCTTCGCCACAGCCAAGTAGTAGAAAGCCTTGGTCTTCAGGGTGACAGAAGCACCATGCTTTGTTCTCTGCAAAGAAGTAGCTTGGAAAGTCTTGATTCTGCTCAACGTAAACTGTTGTAAGTTCTGACAACTCACCGAAGAAAAGCCAATCTACAACGTCATCATTTTCTTGAAAACCTTTGCCATCCAGCACGTCACCAAAGAAGAAGGTTGGAGTTGCTGCACCAATAATGCTGATGATTTCATTGAGAGTTTCAATATCTTCTTCAAGCAAGCTTCCTAAATTGGGTGGCCATTGCTTATCAATGTTCCAAATACTTTGGGTGTCTATGTGTTTATTATAAGGAATGTTTAGTTCTTTAGATAGTTCTTTATAGGATGTTCTTTCCAGTCTGTCTTTGGCTGGATGACCATTGATTATTCCATACTTATTCCAAAACTCTACCCTTTTATTAAGGTCTTCAACTGATTTGGCATTGTAAGAATATTCTTTAATTGGCATCTTCTTATCAATACAAATAGGCATCAGTATTTTAATGTAGCTGTTAAAGCAAGAAGGCAGTAAATTACTCACCTTTCCAAAGCCTTCCTGGTCTACACCTTTGCTAATCCAATCAACTATACTAAAATCAAAGACTCTTTTCATTATTTGGGTTACACACAACGTACTTGGCCATAAGGCGGCGAAGCTGGCTTATGGGTGTGGTTAGCCAATGTATTATTTCTTGATAGTGCTACTATTGATTTTGCCTAACAATGGTTGGAGGTCTTTTAGGTTTTCTGGCCAATTATCTTCCCATGGGTATATCCCACTTACAGTAGGATAAACACACTGCAGCACAGGAAAGTCATTGCTTTCATAAAATCTGCTTGCCTGACCAAAATATTCATCATAGTATTTCGATTCTACGTCCAACATTAGGCAATCAAAATCATCTAATATATCAGAGTAAAACTGCCCACCCTCGTACGTTTTGCCTTCTTTGATGTCAAAGGCGATATTGTTGATAAGGATATGGGCTAATTCTCTTTTTAGACCAATCATTATGATTTCTGGATGCTGATAATTGTGAAACAGTCCTACTGAATAAGAAAAGTTAGGACCTTTTTCATCTTCTAAAACATGAATAACATGCAGCCCATGCTCCTTAATATCTGCAAGCTGTTTTTCATACCCCTTCTTCTCTTTTTTCTTTTTTATCATTACATATGCTGGCTAACCAGACTGGTGTAGACGGCGTGCGAGGCTTTAGCCGAAGCATGAAGTATACACGTGGTTGGGTGTTTAGCTTTTTTATCTGGTCAGAAAGTATATTTTATGGGGTTTTGGCTCCCTTTTTTCATATATCCCGATAGAGATTGATTTATATACTTATCTCTAATTTCTGGTTCGGCTATACTTCCAGTAAATTCCCAACGTCTGCCATTGACATGGTGCCAGTCATGTATGCGATATACTTCCCTAACAAGTCCACGATAAGCTGCAAAAGCATATTTAGCCAAATTACGTTTAGGTCCGACTATCCATGAAGAACGCGTTGCTTTATAAAGTTTTTCATCAGCCATGAACCGCTCGTAAAGCCGATTTATGTTAATGATAATAGAGGGTTCTTCTATATTTATGACCTGTGCGTCATAATGTTGTATAACTTCAGCTATCGATTTTAGGCCACGCTCCCACGAATTGTGACCATTAACTTCGTTCTTTAAGTTCTCCAGCCCCAATAGGTCAATGCAAGCGCTCTCAATTTCTAATGCCTGCTCTTCGTTTAAGCCGTGTCTTAATATGTAATGCTCTACTTTATCTACTCCAATTTTTCTGATCTCGTCAAGCTTATCTGAAATGAGTTCAGTTTCTAATGCACATTGCACATGATTAAAGAGCCGATTGTTCTTACCCTTACCGACATAGATTACTTGCTGCGAAATTGGGTCTTTTAAAATGTAAACATAATACCCTATTCGTTCGCAAACTGCTTGAGTAAATTCTCTTGTCATATTAACTAGATGTAACGGATTAACGAGCCACTTTCTTTACGTAATTCTGTCTTCCCAACTTTAGTCTCAACAAGAATATCACTTCCACTAAACTTAGCTTTTATAGCGCTGTTGGTTCCAATGTAGCGGATAAGACTTCCCGCTTCCTTCCTTAACTCCACTTTTCCTTTGTCAGTTGTTACAAGAATCAATGAACCGTCAGAATTAATTTCAGCGTTTACCGCATTTCCAGTTCCAATATACCTAATAATCGACCCGCTAGGCTTGCGGAGTTCAACTTTTCCGTTGTTAACTTTTACAATGTTCATTTTATAGATGATTTTGGTGAGGCTGGTATTATACTCAAGATTGGGTAGAAGTTACACCAAACAGATTTTTTTAATGATGTAAGTAAACCTTGGCTGGATATAAATTATGAGCTTTATTATGCGCCACTATTTTTATTCTCTTTGATATAATTAATATAGTTTGTCAATAGTCCCTTGATTTGCTGTGCCGCTACCGGATTTGCCGAATGAACATTAAATTTTAGTTCAGTCAAATCAAGACCCGATTCATAAACCAACCACTTAGCAGCGGCGTATCCATCAGGTGCTAAATCTCCATTCTTTTCTAATCCTAAATCGTTGTCAAAACTGATAAATTCAGGAAGACCATTGGATTGAATATATTTTACAAAGTCATAGTATGTTCTGACAACTACAAATTCATTTGCAATGGCCTTATTATAAACCATTTCAACAGTTCTTATATCATCAAGAAATAGCTTTTTCATTCTTAAAGTTACACCCAACGGTTTGTATAAAAGGCGAGTGAGGCGAAGCTGAACTTGACTTTTATACTGGGTTAGCAGTAGATTTTATTTGTACAGATTAGAATAGTCTTCATATGTCCTTAACTGATGCGGAGCCAACTGCTGAGCCATTTCTCTATCTTTTTCTGCTTCATCTCTTTTCCCAAGTATAAACTTAGCGGCACCTCTATCATAATAGGCGTTATGTACATATTGAAAATCAGGCCCAGTACTGATTACCTTGCTATAATCTTCGATTGCAAGTTCGTATTTATGCTGGCTTAACCTACTGTCAGCTCGCCTGAATAAAAATTCTACGTCATTTGGGTATGCTTCTAATGCATCAGTTAGCATTTCTTCAATTTTAGAGTCACTATGAATATGGGTATAGGCCCAATACAGATTTACATATACATTTCTGTCTCTATAACCTTTTTCTATCGCTCTTTCAAAATAGTCTGCCGCTTGTCTCTTTCCCTGTACATCTATGGCATCATTTCCTTCATCAGATTTTGCTACACCTAATTGATAGAGCATTTTTGCTGACGTGAAAAAGTAAGGGTCTGATAAAACGTATATTGCTATTCCAAGTATTGCAGCGCTTATTATAAATGGAATCAGCTTTTTCATTCTAATTTCTATACTTCAATTTACTGCTAACTACTGGATATACGACAACATACGCTTATCTGCACTATGTACGTAATTGCTGCATCCTGCTTTAGCGCTCGTTTGCTGCCTGGAACGGGTAAAGAATACTGCTATGTACATGAATGTATATGTTTAAGCTAATATAGGTGATTGCTAGAGATTATCCAACGGGCTGACAATCTTATCCAAAGCATGGGTAGTGATGTGGGTGTAGATCTCTGTGGTCTTGCTGGATCGGTGCCCCAGCAGCACCTGGATATACCTTAGATCGGTGCCCTGCTCCAGCAAATGCGTGGCAAACGAATGCCTGAGGGTATGCGGCGTAGCAGGCGCTTTCACGCCCGCTTTCTCCTTGCTGGCTCGGAACACATTGCGGATGCTTTCGACCGTGTACTGGCCGCCTGCCTGTCCTTCAAAGAGCCACACCTTGGGCTTGTACTGCTTGTAATACGCCCTGAGGCTTTCCAGCAGCTTTTGGGAAAGCAAGGTGGTGCGGTCTTTCTTGCCCTTGCCGCCCCGTATGAGCAGCAAATTACGCTCTGACTGCACATCGGTAAGTTTGAGGTTGATCACTTCGCCAATCCTTAGCCCGCCTGCATAGAGCAATTGCAGCATACAGCGGTGCTTTACGTTCTCTGTGACCGAGAGGATCTTCAACACGTCCTGCTTGCTGAGCACCTGGGGCAAACGTTCGGGCTTCTCGGGCCGCTCTACCTGGTTTAACTGCACCTCGTGGCGCAAGAGCATGCGCTGGTAGTAGAACTTGACCGCGTTGATCGACTGGTTGATAAACGAGACAGAATAGGTGCCTGCCTGCACCATGCTTCTATGATAGTGGTTGATTTCTTCTTCCGAGAAGGCGTTTATAGCCTCCATTCCTTTCCCCTTATGGGCGTTGAGAAACCGCAAGAGCAGCGCGTGGTAGGTGCGGATAGTGCTGAGACTATAGTTGAGCAGGTACAGTTTTTCCAGGTAGGCAAGCGGGCACGGGATATAGCCTTCGCCTTTAAGGTAGCTTTGTTCCCAGAACCTGGCCTGCAGGGTCATGTCCTTTACCTGTATGGTTTGCGCCTGCCACAGCTGCGCGACAGCTTCCAGCTCGGTCAGGAGTGTGTGCAGAGCAAGGCTATCCGTTGAAATGGCAAAGCACTGCATCTCTGCCAGCCACTGGGCCACCTTGCTTTGTTTCAGGCAAGCATAGATGTCTTTGTTGTAGGGATAGCTTAGCTCCACGTACTGTTTTCCCTGATGCTCCAGGGGCTGCAGGCGCACCACTGGCCGAACGGGCACCTTCTCCAGGGGTTCTGCCACGATTTTGTCCTGCTGCAGGATCACCGCTCCCTGGGCTGGACGCAGGCGCTTAGGCTTATACAAATAGCGGGCATCCACTTTGGCCAGCCCCTGAAAGTGCTGGTGGGTCATTTCAATGGCTTGGCTCGTGTGGTGCATGACAAAGCACTTGTAGGTATTGCTGTACCTGACCCAGGCAGCTTCTTTCAGGCGCCTGGAGATAAAAGGGTTGGGCTTATGCCAGATACGGATAAACGCCTTCCCAGCATGCTCCAGGGGATTTAAGAACAGAACAGGTAATTGCGAAGGATAAGCCATAGCAAATGAGGTAGTTACTGCAGGCAAAGGTAAAACCTTCTTGATCCATAGCCGTGTTATTACGCGGGTATATCCGTTTATAAACGGGTAATAACACGCTTAAGCGATGACACACGAAAAGACATGCCTGCAGTGCCATGCCGCTATCACAGGTAGAAGTGATAAGCGCTTTTGCACGGATCAATGCCGTTACCTGCATAACAACCTCATCAAGCAGCAGAGCCAGGGCGAGCGCAGGATACAACAGGTCAATGCAGCCTTACGTAAGAACCGCAGCATCTTAAGGCAGTTCAGCCCGCTTGGCAAGACGACAGTGTCCAGACAGCACCTGGAACTGGCAGGTTTCGACTTCCGCTTTCTGACCCAGGTATACCGCACCCAACGCGGCAACACCTACCACCTGTGCTACGACTACGGCTACCTGCTCTTGCCTGATGAGAAGGTACTGATCGTAAACTGGCAGCCCTACATGGACGAGCGCAGCTAAGCAGCAACTGTATCAAATAAAGTGTTCCTCTCTTTGCCTCCCTTGCTGAGGTTATAACCTATACAAAACATTTCTCATGCTGTATCATGTAAAGCACTAGCTTTTATTGACACAATCACTATATTTGCAGCTCACGATATTTAACCCTAACATAGCTGCACATGAAAGCTGCCCTTTACACCCGCGTCTCTACCACAAGGCAGAACTCCGACCGTCAAGTCACCGAGCTAAACCATTACGCCACCCGCCAGGGCTTCGAAGTGGTCTATACCGTCTGCGAGACTGTATCGGGCACCCGAAGCAAGTACGAGCGCCCAGGCATGGAGGAGATCTTTGAGCTGGCCAGAAGAAAAGAGATCACCGAAGTCATTTGCCTCGAACTATCCAGGCTGGGCAGGGACAACATGGATGTGCGCCAGATCATCCTGGAACTGGCTGAGCTGGGCGTCTGCACCCATGTGGTGAACCGTAACCTACGCTCACTGGACAAGCACCGTAGGAAGGACTCGGTAACGATGATGGTGCTGGGCATACTGGCAGATCTTGCTCAGATGGAGCGCGAGTCACTTGTAGAGCGTATTGTCTCAGGCCAGCAGGAAGCCAAACGACAGGGCAAGCATATAGCCAGACCCAAGGGAACGGTGAAGAGTACTGAGAAGCTTCTGGAGGAGAACAGGAAGGTTGCTGAATACCTGAAAGAAGGCAGATGTTCTGTCAGAGAGATTGCCAAGCTGTGTGCCGTGTCACCTAACACGGTGATGAAGGTGAAGCGCACGCTGGGAGAGTTGGTCTAAAGCACCGGCACATCCCTTTATGCTATGAGTATAAGTTCTTGCAGACTGTAAAGCAGAGGCTGCAGTTCAGGTTTTCTTTCCCTATCCACAAGAACACATGCTCTGAACATCAGCCAAAGCAAACGGAGCCGGAGCAAAACAGCGCCACCCGGTCAGCCCAAAGCGTTTTCATTTCCCTCAGACATCCCCACCCCTCAAACAAGAGATGCCGAAATCAGGGTCTCAGAAATTTTTTGGTATTTTTCAGAAGTCAGGACTAGCCTCTTTAACTAAAAGCCATTAGAAGGTGAAGCTTGCTTGTCTTGATTCAATGTCTTATGCGTATAGTTTGCCGGGGTTGCTTTCGAATTATATTAGATTCACTCAAGATTGCTTTTTTGTACTAGCACAACAATTACGCTCTACCTCCAGGTGCGTAGATTTTGGAGTTACCAAACAAATCCGTACTGGATCTCATCGTGTTCTCTTTTTTCTATTAACTGAACAAAATAAAAGCCACCGATAAACTGGTGGCTTCCAATTAAACAAAAGCGATTATCATCTCGAGTAGCAGTTGCTATTTACACTTTACGGGCTTACAAGCGGTTCTACACTTTCCTCGTCCTCCACCTTTAGCACTATCATATCCCTCGCCAAAATGATTCTTGTATAATGCAGTGGTATCTGCGAATGCAGTATGTAAATCACGCAGATCCTGCTCTCCTCTCATTCCGAAATAAGGGAAGTGATGAACAAAATATCCAAAAACGCGATCACAATCCCGTACATATGCTTGGGTGTCTAGAATGTGATAATGCCAAAACTTATCAACCTCCTGATTTGGCACAATTTCCTCATTAGGATAAGCATACTTGAGTGCAAGAAAACGCTTGTAGTCCTGCTCGGCTATATCGCATTGCTCGCTTGTCCAACCGAGCCCTTCCTCAGCATCCTGAAGCTTCTGCTTTAGCATTTGAAAATCGATCTCAGAGAGAACGGCAAGAGCCTTGCTTACAAGGTCTCTTTTGTTTTTAACAATTGTTGTCATGAATATAAAGTGTTAAATGTTTAATTTAAATATAATAATATTCATGCAATTTTACTAAACTAATTAGGCCTTTTCCATTTACATCTAAATCAGTTAGCAAAGAACTACATAGTTCCGTTAGCTGATGACACAAAATTCCTACATATGGAAGAAAAGGATTCTAGCCTTAGGATTCATAAACAACTAATAGAGTCACATCAATGAGGGTTAGCTAACTTGTCTGCGCTTCTTAACAACGAGACTGTATTGTTAGAGACAAACAGCATGTTGCTTAAGAGAATATTAACACCCTTAAAATCATAGAACCTTTCCTCAAGAATATTCCCCTTATACTGGAGGGGAAGCATCAAACCCCATTTGGAGAAATCCAGCAGAGATGCGTTATCTTCAAGTGCATGTT from Pontibacter liquoris includes the following:
- a CDS encoding DUF4262 domain-containing protein — encoded protein: MIKKKKEKKGYEKQLADIKEHGLHVIHVLEDEKGPNFSYSVGLFHNYQHPEIIMIGLKRELAHILINNIAFDIKEGKTYEGGQFYSDILDDFDCLMLDVESKYYDEYFGQASRFYESNDFPVLQCVYPTVSGIYPWEDNWPENLKDLQPLLGKINSSTIKK
- a CDS encoding LEM-3-like GIY-YIG domain-containing protein, with the protein product MTREFTQAVCERIGYYVYILKDPISQQVIYVGKGKNNRLFNHVQCALETELISDKLDEIRKIGVDKVEHYILRHGLNEEQALEIESACIDLLGLENLKNEVNGHNSWERGLKSIAEVIQHYDAQVINIEEPSIIININRLYERFMADEKLYKATRSSWIVGPKRNLAKYAFAAYRGLVREVYRIHDWHHVNGRRWEFTGSIAEPEIRDKYINQSLSGYMKKGSQNPIKYTF
- a CDS encoding cyclic-phosphate processing receiver domain-containing protein, which produces MKKLFLDDIRTVEMVYNKAIANEFVVVRTYYDFVKYIQSNGLPEFISFDNDLGLEKNGDLAPDGYAAAKWLVYESGLDLTELKFNVHSANPVAAQQIKGLLTNYINYIKENKNSGA
- a CDS encoding tetratricopeptide repeat protein, translated to MKKLIPFIISAAILGIAIYVLSDPYFFTSAKMLYQLGVAKSDEGNDAIDVQGKRQAADYFERAIEKGYRDRNVYVNLYWAYTHIHSDSKIEEMLTDALEAYPNDVEFLFRRADSRLSQHKYELAIEDYSKVISTGPDFQYVHNAYYDRGAAKFILGKRDEAEKDREMAQQLAPHQLRTYEDYSNLYK
- a CDS encoding tyrosine-type recombinase/integrase, with amino-acid sequence MAYPSQLPVLFLNPLEHAGKAFIRIWHKPNPFISRRLKEAAWVRYSNTYKCFVMHHTSQAIEMTHQHFQGLAKVDARYLYKPKRLRPAQGAVILQQDKIVAEPLEKVPVRPVVRLQPLEHQGKQYVELSYPYNKDIYACLKQSKVAQWLAEMQCFAISTDSLALHTLLTELEAVAQLWQAQTIQVKDMTLQARFWEQSYLKGEGYIPCPLAYLEKLYLLNYSLSTIRTYHALLLRFLNAHKGKGMEAINAFSEEEINHYHRSMVQAGTYSVSFINQSINAVKFYYQRMLLRHEVQLNQVERPEKPERLPQVLSKQDVLKILSVTENVKHRCMLQLLYAGGLRIGEVINLKLTDVQSERNLLLIRGGKGKKDRTTLLSQKLLESLRAYYKQYKPKVWLFEGQAGGQYTVESIRNVFRASKEKAGVKAPATPHTLRHSFATHLLEQGTDLRYIQVLLGHRSSKTTEIYTHITTHALDKIVSPLDNL
- a CDS encoding recombinase family protein, whose product is MKAALYTRVSTTRQNSDRQVTELNHYATRQGFEVVYTVCETVSGTRSKYERPGMEEIFELARRKEITEVICLELSRLGRDNMDVRQIILELAELGVCTHVVNRNLRSLDKHRRKDSVTMMVLGILADLAQMERESLVERIVSGQQEAKRQGKHIARPKGTVKSTEKLLEENRKVAEYLKEGRCSVREIAKLCAVSPNTVMKVKRTLGELV
- a CDS encoding glycine-rich domain-containing protein; amino-acid sequence: MTTIVKNKRDLVSKALAVLSEIDFQMLKQKLQDAEEGLGWTSEQCDIAEQDYKRFLALKYAYPNEEIVPNQEVDKFWHYHILDTQAYVRDCDRVFGYFVHHFPYFGMRGEQDLRDLHTAFADTTALYKNHFGEGYDSAKGGGRGKCRTACKPVKCK